The sequence TCTTGATGACTTTGGATACCTCGCCTTTTTCGTCATACATAGGGGCATAGGAGGCGTCTATCCAAAGGATTTGACCATTTTTTGCTTGCCGCTTCAGCTTTTTAGATACAGCCTTTCCTGTTTTTATCTGCTCCCATAACTGGCTGAAGCTCTCTCTTTCCTCCTGTGGAATCAGGTCAAAGTAAGAGGTGTGGCGCAGTTCATCGAGGCTGTAGCCCGTAATGCGCAAAAACAAGGGGTTGGCTTCTATTACCCTTCCATTGAGGTCAAGGATGACAAAGATGTTGCTTTGATTGATAGCATTGAGTTGCGACTGCATTTCAGACTGCGAACGTTCCAGCTTTTTGTACAATTCTGCTTCTTTTTCGCGCACGGCAGTAAGTTCTTCTATGTTTTGGCGCAGCTCTTCTTCTTGCGCCTGCAGCAGTTCTGCTTTCTCTTGGCTTTCTTGCAAGAGGCGCTTGATTTCGGCTTCTTGACGGAAGCGCTCGGTCACGTCGCGCGAAAAAACTGAAACCCCAATGATTTCTTTCTCTTGATAGATGGGATTGATGTGGTATTCACGGTAATGTTTGTCTTCTTCTACGATGCTTTCCATGACGAACATCAGGCGTTCGCCTTGCAGTGCACGGTCATAATATCCTTTCCATTCCTCTTTGTGTTCACCCAAGAAGTCAAGTACACAAGTGCCTTCTTTCATTTGTTCATAAGGAGTGCCTTGGTAACGTTTCTTGATGGCGTTGTTCATCAAAATGACGCGATAGTCTTTGTCTACCAGGGTAATGGAGTCCTCGGTGCTGTTAAAGAGTGCTTCGAAGTGAGCCCGTTGCCGTGCCAACTCTTTTTCTTGTTCTTTGGCTTTGGCAAGGGCTTTTTTCAATACTTCTTCTTGTTGTTTAAGCAGTTCGTTTTGTTTTTCCAGCTCCAGCTGCTTGCTTGCCAGTACTTCCTGTGTTGTTTTTAGTTCTTCTATGTTTTGCTGCAGTTGTTCTTCACGTTGTTGCAGCTCTTTGTTTTTTTCGCGCAGAGTGCTGTTCATGCGCTCCCGCACGGTAACATCCTGAAATATTCCCCGCAGTTGAATGACTTCGCCTTGTTTGGTCTGTGAGGGAGACAGGGTAGAACCCAGATATATGGTATCGCCGCTTTGGCGGATGGCTTTGAAAGTGAGGGTGCTGGTTTTCTTTTTGGACTTTTGGGCTATGGCATCTTCTATATGCTCACGGAAAGCAGTATGATAGTCGGGGTGAACGAACTTATCCAACCATTGTTGCAGTGAGAAGCGGTAACCTTGTTGTTCACGTGCATCGGTGCGTAGCATGTCGAATACGCCATCGCTCAGGTGTATTTCTTGTTTTTCGGTGTAGAAGAACCATGTAGCCATTTTGGCTACCTTGAAGGCGGCACGCATGTCTTCCCGTAATTTCAGCAGGCTCTCTTCGAGCTGCTTACGCTCTTGTGCGTCTCGGATATGAAATATATAACACGCTTGGCTTTCAAGATAGCTCCCCCGCAGAATTACGCTGTGCAGCTGTCCGTTGAGCTGTAGCTCATATTCCATACCGCTATGCAGTGGCGCTCGGAATTTCTCAAAGAAATCGGCAATGGAGGTGAAGTTCCCTCCCAAAAGCTGTAAGAACAGAGCAGCATCAATCTCTTTTTTGCCTAAAAGGCTTTCAATAGTGGGGTTTTTGAAAATTACATTGCCTTCTTTGTTGAAAGCAAGGATGCCTTCGAGCGACTGCTCTGCCATAAATTGCCAAAGGGTACAGTTTGTTTGTTCTTTGTTAGAAGGAGTGCTGTTATTACTTTTCGAAGGAATCAAGCGGTCGCGTTTA comes from Thermonema lapsum and encodes:
- a CDS encoding methyl-accepting chemotaxis protein, with product MASGKEIKRDRLIPSKSNNSTPSNKEQTNCTLWQFMAEQSLEGILAFNKEGNVIFKNPTIESLLGKKEIDAALFLQLLGGNFTSIADFFEKFRAPLHSGMEYELQLNGQLHSVILRGSYLESQACYIFHIRDAQERKQLEESLLKLREDMRAAFKVAKMATWFFYTEKQEIHLSDGVFDMLRTDAREQQGYRFSLQQWLDKFVHPDYHTAFREHIEDAIAQKSKKKTSTLTFKAIRQSGDTIYLGSTLSPSQTKQGEVIQLRGIFQDVTVRERMNSTLREKNKELQQREEQLQQNIEELKTTQEVLASKQLELEKQNELLKQQEEVLKKALAKAKEQEKELARQRAHFEALFNSTEDSITLVDKDYRVILMNNAIKKRYQGTPYEQMKEGTCVLDFLGEHKEEWKGYYDRALQGERLMFVMESIVEEDKHYREYHINPIYQEKEIIGVSVFSRDVTERFRQEAEIKRLLQESQEKAELLQAQEEELRQNIEELTAVREKEAELYKKLERSQSEMQSQLNAINQSNIFVILDLNGRVIEANPLFLRITGYSLDELRHTSYFDLIPQEERESFSQLWEQIKTGKAVSKKLKRQAKNGQILWIDASYAPMYDEKGEVSKVIKIGKNITEFQQALLATQNFLTAISQGNLNVNFELNVYELDEELQKMAQANLNLQRTLANILAEVGRVMHLAGHEGKLDERLQTEKLQGVWLELANNINYLLDSISHPVVEIKEVLKQVAEGKLNVQYQGEAKGVLAEMAKSLNAAIQNTYDLIKNIQMHTLVIEGSSIDMLDKATRMKQQLESTTSAITQMSEGAEDQVRRTDEVSKLIENILASANQMRAKAELINQVAQTGQENCKQGIAVINTLVKNMEAISSSADQTAMTIETLTQRSEEISKTLRVITDIAFQTNLLALNAAIEAARAGEAGRGFAVVAEEIRKLAEQSKQSANDIEEVVRKVQKDTFAATEAIESMRENVKAGIDSTQEAADAFNQINESSRETLLLSADIVEATRRQEEDLHVVVRNIEKIVVVSEETAAGTQEVAHASLQLNRQMEEVAKTGDRLQTISAKLKENAQKFQL